A single window of Scyliorhinus torazame isolate Kashiwa2021f chromosome 29, sScyTor2.1, whole genome shotgun sequence DNA harbors:
- the LOC140404142 gene encoding ferritin heavy chain, oocyte isoform-like, translating to MASQVRQNYHKDCEDAVNQQINLELNSSYVYLSMSSYFDRDDVALRHFAEFFKDQSHEEREHAEKLMDFQDKRGGRIILEDVKKPEQDEWSNGLEAMQRALQMEKNVNQSLLDLHKLSSGNTDPHLCDFLETHYLDEQVKMIKKLGDHITNLKRLGAPENGTGEYLFDKLTLD from the exons ATGGCTTCCCAAGTGCGTCAGAACTACCACAAGGACTGTGAGGATGCTGTTAACCAGCAGATCAACCTGGAGCTCAATTCCTCCTATGTTTACCTCTCCATG TCCTCTTACTTTGACCGGGATGATGTTGCCCTGCGTCACTTTGCTGAGTTTTTCAAGGATCAGTCACATGAGGAACGCGAGCACGCTGAGAAGCTGATGGACTTCCAGGATAAACGTGGAGGCCGCATCATCCTGGAGGATGTCAAG aaaccagagcaggatgagtggagcaacggtctggaggcaatgcagagagctctgcagatggagaagaatgtgaaccagagtctgctggatctgcacaaactctcctctgggAACACTGACCCTCAT CTTTGTGACTTCCTGGAGACTCACTACTTGGATGAACAAGTGAAGATGATCAAGAAGCTCGGTGATCACATCACCAACCTGAAGAGACTGGGAGCCCCTGAGAATGGCACGGGAGAGTACCTGTTTGACAAGCTCACCCTGGATTGA